The Prosthecochloris marina DNA window GAACAAGCCCATGGGCATCCTCTGGAAGTAAAAATGGTATCTACCGAATAGTCCTGTCCCTTTTCACCGTAACGTTCCGGGCGAAGGCTGCGCAAAGGAAAAGCAATGGTATCGACATCACGGATTGTCTCCCTCGGTCCGTTGTAGACAATACCGCCATTCTCCCTGAAAGCTATTCCCTTCACATTGCGTGACGGACCGTTAAGAACCAACTCACGAAAAGTGTTTTCACCTTCGCCTGCAACAACAACGTCCACACTTGAAAGCTTCAGCACCTCTTCGTGCATGGCTGTAGGGTGAAAACCGCCCATGACAACGAAAGCCCCTTGTGTCCTGGCGATTTCTGCGAGTCTCTTCGCGTTATTGAAGCCTCCGGTCATTGATGAAATCCCCACCAGTTCGATCCGATGTCGTTTCAACAACCTCTCGAAACTGTCAAACAGGGCACTGTTATAATAATTGTCCGGAATAACAAGACTCTCCACATCGCCTTCGATCGATGCAGCCAGGGAACAGATGCCGATGATATCGGAAACATACTGGGGAAACGGAAAGGATGCAGCCTGAGGCGCCTCAACAAGACAAACATGGTTGAAATAAGCCATAGTTTCGATTGATTACAGTTTTTCGTGCTGCAAGCACTATCCTTGTTCATTGAAAAAAGACACGCAATACCCTCATCTAAACCGTAAATCATCATCCACGCTATGGCATGAAGACAAAACAGCAAACCATACTTGCGCCTCTCCTGCAAAAGCCCGGATAAAGCTTTCAATACTCACCGCCCACCCCTAAAAGCTTGCATAACTGAAAAACATATGTAACAATTGTAAACTTTTAGTCAAACAAAAAAATACGTCAACTACACATTACATAAAGCTTAACTCTTTTTTAAAAAAAATTATGACCTATTTATAATTACCTTGAATGTGGATAAAAACGTTTATCAATTGCCCAAAAAACACTTCAGTCACTTTCCCAAAGAAGTATATTTTCTTTAAATTTTACTTTAGCACGCTTATTTGCTTAATAACCACTTCGCACTCAACTGCAAAAAAAAACACTCCAACCCCCACGATATCATGGTAGAAAAAAAATATGAAAGTGAGGAAAACAACCTCATTGCGCCCGAGAACAATGGCCTCGATCAGCTTGTCGAAGCAATTCAGAACGATCCAGGGCTTGAAGGCAGAATTTCACAGCAAGATATAGAAGGCGGAGCCAAAGCCGCTGCAGCCATGAACGACATCATCACCGAAGCTGTCGAGGCAACCGGAGCGATGGATGACGGAATAATATCCGGAGATGATGTACGGGAGATCAATACCTATATCAGGACAAACTACCAGCAGGAATGGATCGACTTGCACGGTGATGACGAAAACGGTGTGGAAACCGGGTTCCACCTGGTCCAAAACGACGGGGCAGCCCTGCGATACCGTGGAGACAATCTGATAAACACGGTTGCTGACGGCATCTATCATCTCGGCTTTGAAATTCAGGGGGACTATATTCTCAATGAAGACGGTGACCAGAATGCTTCGGTTGATCAGGTTGCAGAGTGGCTGACGCAGTTCTACACCGACCACTCGACAACGGGTACCGGCTTGGATAGAATCACCGATACGGTCATGGCAGATAAAGGGCTTGACAAGAACATCACCGATGAGGAAATTGCCGAAGCCGCCGACACAGCCAACCGAATGAATGAAATCATCGATGAAGCCATCAGGGAAACCGGTGTTGCCGAAGACAAAAAGATCTCGGCCGATGATATCGTCCTCATCAACCAGTACATTCAGGGTAATTATCACGATGAATGGGTAGAACTTCACGGAGATGATGAAAATGGAATTGAAACCGGGTTCCACCTGGTTCAAAACGATGGCGCTTCTACACGGATGTTCGGTGAGAACTTCGTCAATACGGTGGCCGACGGCATTTACCACCTGGGATTCGATATAGAAGGAGATTATATCCTCAATGAAGACGGCAACCGCAATGCAAGTCTCGAGGATCTCGCCAGTTGGGTACAGTATTACTATGTCGACCAGTCGGATACCGGCACCGGTCTCGACCGGCTCACCGATGCGGTAAAAACCGATCCCGGCCTGGCCCGAAACACCGACGCCGACGACATCAATACAGGCGCTGATGCGGCAAACAGGATGAATGAAATCATCGTCGAAGCTATTGAAAACACCGGAGTAGCCGGTGACGGAAGGATTTCGGTAGACGATGTACGAACCATCAATGCTTATATCCGCGAGCATCATCTCGACGAATGGACCGAACTCCATGGTGATGATTTCGACAACGGCGACGAAACTGGCTTCCATCTTGTGCAAAACGATGGCAGCAACATACAGTTTCGTGGCGACAACCTGATCAACACGGTTGCTGACGGCATCTATCATCTTGGGTTTGAAATCGAAGGCGACTACATCCTCAACGAAGACGGAGACCAGAATGCAAATCTCGGCGATCTGGCAACATGGCTCAACTACTACTACCTGGACAAAGAGATTATCTACGGCTCAGAAGAGGCCGACACTGTCAGGGGCCTGAACCATGCCGAAGAAGTCCATGCAAGAGGGGGAGATGACAAAGTCTACCTTGACGCCGGTGATGATATTGCCGATGGGGGCGATGGCAATGATGTTCTCTTCGGCGGTGCCGGAAACGACATCCTTATCGGAGGAAGCGGGGATGATAAGCTCTACGGTCAGGAAGGAAAAGACATCATAGCGGCACAGGAAGGTAACGATTATATCCGCGGCGGTGATGACGATGACTACCTGCATGCCGGTAGCGGCAACAACCGGATCTACGGTGGAGACGGGAACGATGTGCTGATCGCTGAAGACGGCGATGATATAATGCATGGGGATGATGGTGACGATACGTTTGCGGGAGGGAGTGGTGACGACAAGTTGTATGGGGGTAACGGCGACGACAGCCTCGATGCCGGAGAAGGAAACAACAAAATATACGGCGGTGCCGGGAACGATACCATCACTGCCGGTGACGGTCACGACACCATGAGCGGTGACGACGGCATCGACACCATCACCGGAAATGGCGGTGATGACAAGCTCTACGGCGGAACCGGCAACGACCTTCTCTACGGGGGAACCGGCGACGACTACCTCTATGGGCAGGATGATAACGATACGCTCCTTGGTGAAGAGGGTGACGACTATCTCAACGGCGGGAACGGCGATGATCACCTTGACGCCGGAGAAGGGAACAACAAAATATACGGCGGTGCCGGGAACGATACCATCACTGCCGGTGACGGTCACGACACCATGAGCGGCGATGACGGTATCGACACCATCACCGGAAACGGCGGTGATGACAAGCTCTACGGCGG harbors:
- a CDS encoding calcium-binding protein, with product MVEKKYESEENNLIAPENNGLDQLVEAIQNDPGLEGRISQQDIEGGAKAAAAMNDIITEAVEATGAMDDGIISGDDVREINTYIRTNYQQEWIDLHGDDENGVETGFHLVQNDGAALRYRGDNLINTVADGIYHLGFEIQGDYILNEDGDQNASVDQVAEWLTQFYTDHSTTGTGLDRITDTVMADKGLDKNITDEEIAEAADTANRMNEIIDEAIRETGVAEDKKISADDIVLINQYIQGNYHDEWVELHGDDENGIETGFHLVQNDGASTRMFGENFVNTVADGIYHLGFDIEGDYILNEDGNRNASLEDLASWVQYYYVDQSDTGTGLDRLTDAVKTDPGLARNTDADDINTGADAANRMNEIIVEAIENTGVAGDGRISVDDVRTINAYIREHHLDEWTELHGDDFDNGDETGFHLVQNDGSNIQFRGDNLINTVADGIYHLGFEIEGDYILNEDGDQNANLGDLATWLNYYYLDKEIIYGSEEADTVRGLNHAEEVHARGGDDKVYLDAGDDIADGGDGNDVLFGGAGNDILIGGSGDDKLYGQEGKDIIAAQEGNDYIRGGDDDDYLHAGSGNNRIYGGDGNDVLIAEDGDDIMHGDDGDDTFAGGSGDDKLYGGNGDDSLDAGEGNNKIYGGAGNDTITAGDGHDTMSGDDGIDTITGNGGDDKLYGGTGNDLLYGGTGDDYLYGQDDNDTLLGEEGDDYLNGGNGDDHLDAGEGNNKIYGGAGNDTITAGDGHDTMSGDDGIDTITGNGGDDKLYGG